The following coding sequences are from one Methanosarcina sp. WWM596 window:
- a CDS encoding DUF5803 family protein: protein MRTKSVFMLLALLVVFMSGCIDQKKEIFLDEPGNVSNYVFEVFLDEWDNEIPANTTTYYILGDNTEVQVVNIVINSSKLEIFPPDSLGGGSNEDPIKNFVLLVEPANETVASSRTFLRLSNSSNFSDINYTLTQEITRNIKVINLEFEEPVTGFIAYTLDTPGTQSFAFMKPDSEFIRVVLPKGFVTGNRVFGIARPSPHYTSVDEEGRQTLLWISSRMEEREEVIQVKYYAESAPMYFFAAIVALLFGVVTVLSRYSRSKKELESVREILELEKEYEEKDRRKK from the coding sequence ATGAGAACAAAAAGTGTATTTATGCTCCTTGCCCTGCTGGTGGTCTTCATGTCGGGCTGTATTGATCAAAAGAAGGAGATCTTTCTGGATGAGCCCGGCAATGTCTCGAATTATGTATTTGAGGTTTTCCTGGATGAGTGGGATAATGAAATTCCAGCAAATACCACCACATATTACATTCTGGGAGATAATACAGAGGTACAGGTCGTCAACATCGTCATAAATAGCAGTAAGCTTGAAATTTTCCCGCCTGATTCCCTTGGCGGTGGATCCAATGAAGACCCTATTAAAAATTTCGTACTTCTGGTGGAACCTGCAAACGAAACTGTGGCAAGTTCAAGAACTTTTCTGAGGCTTTCAAACAGCAGCAACTTTTCGGATATCAATTATACTCTTACGCAGGAAATTACCCGGAACATAAAGGTAATAAACCTTGAATTTGAAGAACCCGTTACAGGTTTTATTGCATACACCCTTGATACACCCGGAACTCAGAGTTTTGCCTTTATGAAACCTGACTCCGAGTTCATCCGTGTGGTTCTTCCGAAGGGTTTTGTAACAGGGAATAGAGTATTCGGGATTGCAAGGCCTTCCCCACATTACACAAGCGTCGATGAGGAAGGAAGGCAGACTCTTCTGTGGATCTCTTCTAGGATGGAAGAACGGGAAGAGGTTATTCAGGTTAAATACTATGCTGAATCCGCACCCATGTATTTCTTCGCTGCAATTGTAGCCTTGCTCTTCGGGGTTGTTACGGTGCTTTCGCGTTATTCCAGAAGCAAAAAAGAATTGGAAAGCGTTCGGGAGATTCTCGAACTCGAAAAGGAATATGAGGAGAAAGACCGTCGGAAAAAATAA
- a CDS encoding signal recognition particle protein Srp19: protein MKDRGKLVIWPAYIDQARSRSSGRIISRKNSIKDPHLNEIKEAAKQLGLNPEVEPEKAYPKSWWEVSGRVLVDDKGPKSVIAKQISLSIKKMRSKEAPART, encoded by the coding sequence ATGAAAGATAGAGGAAAACTTGTAATCTGGCCTGCATACATTGACCAAGCTAGATCCAGAAGTAGTGGAAGAATAATCTCTCGAAAAAATTCCATAAAAGATCCGCATCTGAATGAGATTAAAGAAGCTGCCAAACAGCTGGGCTTGAACCCTGAAGTAGAGCCTGAGAAAGCCTATCCAAAATCCTGGTGGGAAGTCAGCGGAAGGGTGCTCGTGGATGATAAAGGTCCAAAATCCGTAATTGCAAAGCAGATCTCTTTGTCAATTAAAAAAATGAGAAGCAAAGAAGCACCTGCAAGAACATGA
- a CDS encoding RND family transporter, whose product MKKYFEKLGFLIQNNRFSVLMIAFLFIIIATQGAQLIEMKSGTETFVGKDSPLYQNYDHLYQNIFQTQSIVVMVEGNEVKNADLMEAVDRLEHQLAATNGVIETTSPASLIKAVNYRTTGRYELPENDEEIEAIIDGNPAIFNQIIPDNTHMLISVVMAGSTNDKTQQDILTATEDAVPFAEFPPSYNIIVTGDPAFQNSMNYEMNSSMGILLGLSAIFMVIVLLIVFRHVRWCLLPLPVVLLGIIYTFGAMGYVGIPMSMVSMSAFPILIGVGIDYAIQFQNRLEEELQEKGNKTKAVIETVKHTGPAVLIALTMTALGFFSLFTSSVPMIQDFGKLLLIGIAMCYLSSIFVGVTTISIFDSYSDKNPLRKVTNKIKPADSRKKKKPDGERESNHLIGNILQKTTDLTIKYDIIVLGVAALLCVSGIYLDQSVPIQTDVQEFVPQDMPSLVDLKHMGDIMGGSDELNLIIKVENTANPDVLKWIDQFSEHEVATSSHIYSASSIVSLVKERNGGVIPDTTQEIEDIYSEIPDAQKDRYMYGKNMLLLNFNIGNAVSDIKVIGIKELTNIVKQDMQWMPAPPGVTATITGNSVVFIEVITALTSGRVAMTFLGLVLVLAGLYIVYRDWMKALVPVIPMVIVIGWSGGIMSSLNLSYTPLTATLGALILGVGSEYAVLMMERYFEEKDKGQSPMEAIHMASSKIGSAIVASGATTVFGFMALLASPFPMISDFGMVTVIDVMLALLATFVVFPPLIVFLDAWRDRRKGIRETEKETEIKKQIQGAEI is encoded by the coding sequence ATTAAAAAATATTTTGAAAAACTGGGGTTTTTAATTCAGAATAACCGTTTTTCCGTACTCATGATAGCTTTCCTGTTCATAATCATAGCGACACAGGGTGCACAGCTAATTGAGATGAAATCAGGAACAGAGACCTTTGTAGGAAAAGATTCCCCTCTCTACCAGAACTACGATCACCTTTATCAGAATATTTTTCAGACACAGTCTATTGTTGTAATGGTAGAGGGCAACGAGGTGAAGAATGCTGACCTGATGGAGGCTGTGGACAGGTTAGAACATCAGCTTGCGGCAACGAATGGAGTGATTGAGACTACAAGCCCTGCCTCTCTTATCAAAGCTGTCAACTACAGGACAACAGGGAGGTATGAACTTCCCGAAAACGATGAAGAAATAGAAGCTATTATAGACGGAAATCCTGCTATTTTCAACCAGATTATCCCTGACAATACCCATATGCTGATTTCCGTAGTTATGGCCGGTTCAACCAATGACAAAACTCAGCAAGATATCCTTACTGCTACTGAAGATGCAGTCCCGTTTGCAGAATTTCCACCTTCTTACAATATTATCGTTACAGGCGACCCGGCATTCCAAAACTCCATGAACTATGAAATGAATTCCAGTATGGGTATACTTTTAGGGCTTTCAGCTATTTTCATGGTTATTGTACTGCTAATCGTGTTCAGACATGTCCGCTGGTGTCTTCTTCCTCTGCCAGTAGTTCTTCTCGGTATTATTTATACCTTCGGAGCTATGGGTTATGTCGGAATTCCCATGTCCATGGTTTCAATGTCTGCGTTCCCGATCCTGATAGGCGTAGGAATCGACTATGCTATCCAGTTCCAAAACAGACTTGAAGAAGAACTGCAGGAAAAAGGGAACAAAACAAAAGCAGTTATAGAAACCGTAAAGCACACTGGTCCTGCAGTCCTCATCGCTCTAACAATGACAGCCCTTGGCTTTTTCTCCCTTTTCACATCTTCTGTGCCAATGATCCAGGACTTTGGGAAACTGCTCCTGATAGGCATTGCCATGTGTTACCTCTCCTCCATATTCGTAGGTGTTACAACAATTTCAATATTTGATAGTTATTCAGATAAAAACCCCTTGAGAAAGGTAACAAATAAGATAAAGCCTGCAGATTCGAGAAAGAAGAAAAAACCCGATGGAGAGAGAGAAAGCAACCACCTAATAGGAAACATCCTCCAGAAAACCACGGACCTGACTATCAAATACGATATTATCGTACTGGGAGTCGCAGCCTTACTCTGCGTTAGCGGTATATACCTCGATCAGTCCGTCCCTATCCAGACTGACGTTCAAGAATTTGTACCCCAGGATATGCCTTCTCTTGTGGATCTCAAACACATGGGGGATATAATGGGAGGGAGCGACGAATTAAATCTTATAATAAAAGTTGAGAACACCGCCAACCCTGATGTCCTGAAATGGATTGACCAGTTTTCCGAACATGAAGTGGCAACCAGTAGCCACATTTACAGCGCCTCGAGTATCGTATCTCTCGTAAAGGAAAGAAATGGTGGAGTGATTCCTGACACCACACAGGAGATAGAGGATATTTATTCAGAAATCCCTGATGCGCAGAAGGACCGCTACATGTACGGAAAAAACATGCTTCTTCTGAACTTCAATATAGGAAATGCAGTTTCAGACATCAAGGTAATAGGTATTAAAGAACTTACAAACATCGTTAAGCAGGATATGCAGTGGATGCCAGCTCCTCCGGGTGTCACGGCCACGATTACCGGAAATTCGGTCGTCTTTATAGAGGTTATTACTGCTCTTACCAGTGGAAGGGTAGCAATGACTTTCCTCGGTCTTGTCCTCGTGCTCGCAGGGCTTTATATTGTTTATAGAGACTGGATGAAAGCCCTTGTCCCTGTAATTCCAATGGTAATAGTTATCGGTTGGTCAGGAGGAATCATGAGCTCCCTTAACCTCAGCTATACTCCTCTAACAGCAACTCTAGGAGCTTTGATTTTAGGAGTGGGGTCCGAATATGCTGTCCTCATGATGGAACGTTACTTTGAGGAAAAAGATAAAGGACAAAGTCCTATGGAAGCAATCCATATGGCCAGTTCCAAAATAGGAAGCGCAATCGTTGCTTCAGGAGCTACTACCGTATTTGGATTTATGGCCCTGCTAGCTTCTCCTTTTCCCATGATATCCGACTTCGGTATGGTTACAGTTATCGATGTCATGCTGGCTCTCCTGGCAACCTTTGTGGTCTTCCCACCACTGATAGTATTCCTTGATGCCTGGAGGGATAGGAGAAAAGGAATCAGGGAAACAGAAAAAGAAACAGAGATAAAAAAACAAATTCAGGGGGCCGAGATATGA
- a CDS encoding MBL fold metallo-hydrolase yields MNSVKIEDVTIQWLGNSGFLLEGDGKKIYIDPYELSEEPAFDDKADILLITHEHFDHCSPEDIRKVRRSDTTTLIPEGCSLEFRGDARRVEEGDILADGLEIKGVRIEVVPAYNLDKPYHPRGLGVGYIIELEGLRIYHAGDCDFFSEMETFSADIALLPIGGTYTMDEEEAASAAAVISPGFVIPMHYGSEGVNGDPERFKTLVHSKNPDINVIILDS; encoded by the coding sequence ATGAACAGTGTAAAGATTGAGGATGTTACTATTCAGTGGTTAGGCAACTCTGGTTTTTTACTTGAAGGGGACGGCAAAAAGATCTATATTGATCCCTATGAACTCAGTGAGGAGCCGGCTTTTGATGATAAAGCAGATATCCTGTTGATAACTCATGAGCACTTTGACCACTGCAGCCCTGAGGATATTCGGAAAGTCCGGAGGTCTGACACAACCACGTTGATCCCCGAGGGCTGTTCCCTTGAGTTCCGGGGTGATGCCCGGAGGGTTGAGGAAGGCGATATTCTGGCTGACGGGCTTGAGATTAAAGGGGTTCGGATTGAGGTAGTTCCAGCCTATAACCTTGATAAACCATACCATCCCAGAGGGCTTGGTGTGGGGTATATCATAGAACTCGAAGGATTGAGGATCTACCATGCAGGAGACTGTGATTTCTTTTCGGAGATGGAGACTTTCAGTGCCGATATAGCTCTTCTGCCCATCGGGGGCACGTATACGATGGATGAAGAGGAAGCCGCAAGTGCAGCAGCAGTTATCTCTCCAGGTTTTGTCATTCCCATGCACTACGGTTCAGAAGGAGTCAACGGAGATCCCGAAAGGTTTAAAACTCTTGTACACAGCAAGAATCCAGATATTAATGTGATCATTCTTGACTCCTGA
- a CDS encoding TrmB family transcriptional regulator: MFSQLNPQLINNLERLGLTENEAKVYVGVVSLREATAREVHELTNVPRAKIYEVLKVLAKKGYLEVRQGSPTYFRAVDPKQVIGKIKDEFINCAIETLDQLNELSYELPKTSPVWCIQSEWGIKNRILEILSEAKEELIIFSSNPEYLQEFEAALQKLQKTCRLIFIVDEIDKFKSLPFEFREVTQEFKDFINDIVIDGAEYKEELFIIADGKESIGVHSAGNKREAVVIRMPVVCYLQKMIYNKVLEPGFVKKD; this comes from the coding sequence ATGTTTTCACAACTTAATCCTCAGCTAATTAACAATCTGGAACGGCTAGGGCTAACTGAAAACGAGGCAAAGGTCTATGTTGGGGTTGTCAGTTTGAGGGAGGCTACAGCCAGAGAAGTCCATGAACTCACTAATGTGCCAAGAGCCAAGATATACGAAGTCCTTAAAGTGCTGGCAAAGAAGGGTTATCTGGAAGTTCGCCAGGGCTCTCCAACCTATTTTCGTGCAGTTGACCCCAAGCAGGTAATAGGCAAGATAAAAGACGAATTCATTAACTGTGCAATCGAGACGCTTGACCAGCTCAATGAATTAAGTTATGAACTTCCTAAAACCTCTCCTGTCTGGTGTATCCAGAGTGAGTGGGGTATAAAAAACAGAATCCTTGAAATCCTGAGCGAGGCAAAGGAAGAACTCATTATTTTCTCATCCAATCCTGAATATCTGCAGGAGTTTGAAGCGGCACTACAAAAACTGCAAAAAACGTGCAGGTTAATTTTTATTGTGGATGAGATTGATAAATTCAAATCGCTGCCTTTTGAGTTTAGAGAAGTTACTCAAGAGTTTAAAGATTTTATCAATGATATTGTAATTGACGGTGCTGAGTACAAAGAAGAACTCTTCATTATTGCTGACGGGAAAGAATCGATTGGTGTCCACAGTGCAGGAAATAAAAGAGAAGCAGTAGTCATCAGAATGCCTGTTGTCTGTTATCTTCAGAAGATGATCTATAATAAGGTACTGGAGCCAGGTTTCGTCAAAAAGGACTGA
- a CDS encoding COG1361 S-layer family protein gives MNKNGLFATAITLLILCSVVLPAQAALPKNFDISENYYNVYGSPDINATLIGDNEYSRGDTVTLSIEMMNKGEITGFEADKDVKFGESVDLVLQQTEMQYEAQVTTAIGILATLKSDDPNIKVKSGAQQAGTLKQGKQSSSPTKFTIEINKNASAGTYPLNLELAYKYQNNVQLGGDEYDTTTGIVTNKDVGIWYENKTQTQTIYVEVKKEPYFEAANVTGDLYPGESGMIYVTYKNTGEEPAKDATVRVSAADPFSTTDDQAYLGTLNPGEEAVAVFDMDVDETATPKPYSLSSEILYEDSDGHDRVSDTVKINTEVLPAKQTLPGYELGAGIVMVLGACLVMLRRKKQV, from the coding sequence ATGAATAAAAATGGATTATTTGCTACGGCCATAACTCTTCTGATCCTCTGCTCTGTAGTCCTGCCAGCGCAGGCTGCTTTACCCAAAAATTTTGATATTAGTGAGAATTATTATAATGTTTATGGAAGCCCTGACATCAATGCAACACTCATTGGAGACAATGAGTATTCCAGAGGAGATACTGTTACCCTCAGTATTGAAATGATGAATAAGGGAGAAATCACAGGCTTTGAGGCTGATAAAGACGTGAAATTTGGAGAGTCTGTGGATCTGGTTCTCCAGCAGACAGAAATGCAGTATGAGGCACAGGTTACAACAGCAATAGGCATTCTTGCAACTCTTAAATCCGATGATCCAAACATTAAAGTCAAATCGGGAGCCCAGCAAGCAGGCACTCTCAAACAGGGGAAACAGAGCTCCAGCCCCACAAAGTTCACCATAGAAATCAATAAAAACGCTTCTGCAGGTACATATCCCCTTAACCTTGAACTTGCATACAAGTATCAGAACAATGTTCAGCTGGGAGGAGATGAGTATGATACTACTACAGGCATTGTGACAAACAAGGATGTAGGTATCTGGTATGAAAACAAGACTCAAACCCAGACAATATATGTAGAAGTCAAAAAAGAACCTTACTTTGAAGCCGCAAATGTAACAGGTGACCTTTACCCTGGCGAAAGTGGGATGATTTACGTCACATACAAAAACACAGGAGAAGAACCTGCAAAAGACGCGACTGTAAGAGTCAGTGCAGCTGATCCTTTCAGTACTACTGACGACCAGGCTTACCTTGGGACTTTGAATCCGGGGGAAGAAGCTGTTGCCGTTTTTGATATGGATGTAGACGAAACTGCAACTCCAAAGCCATACTCCCTGAGCAGTGAGATTCTCTATGAAGATTCGGACGGGCACGACCGGGTCTCAGATACCGTAAAGATCAACACAGAAGTCCTGCCTGCTAAACAGACGCTTCCGGGATATGAGCTGGGAGCAGGTATTGTAATGGTGCTAGGCGCCTGTTTAGTTATGTTAAGAAGAAAGAAACAGGTTTAA
- a CDS encoding TOBE domain-containing protein: protein MKAKTKLWFTEDGRTVMGAGRAELLKTIDKERSLRKACQKLGISYKHAWMMLKKMNDALGEPAVVTVRGGKDQGTFLTDLGRKLLVEYDSNKKMINEAIEDETSWENVSFKLSARNKLPGRVLEVEKSGLVSKITIELEPSVLTSVVTEEAVEKLDINPGDRIYAVIKSTEVMVAKVVCEKGQTKTESVDSEE from the coding sequence GTGAAAGCGAAAACAAAGCTCTGGTTTACTGAAGATGGAAGAACGGTAATGGGGGCTGGCAGAGCCGAATTGTTGAAAACAATTGACAAAGAACGATCCCTTCGGAAAGCCTGCCAGAAACTTGGTATCTCGTACAAGCATGCCTGGATGATGCTTAAAAAAATGAATGATGCCCTCGGCGAACCTGCGGTAGTTACTGTGCGCGGGGGAAAAGATCAGGGCACCTTCCTGACTGATCTGGGTAGAAAACTGCTTGTTGAATATGATTCAAACAAAAAAATGATTAATGAAGCCATAGAAGACGAAACTTCATGGGAAAACGTAAGTTTCAAACTTTCAGCTCGAAATAAGCTTCCTGGAAGGGTACTTGAAGTCGAAAAAAGCGGGCTTGTCTCCAAGATCACTATTGAACTGGAACCTTCAGTCCTTACCTCTGTAGTTACGGAAGAGGCAGTGGAAAAGCTGGATATAAATCCCGGAGACCGGATTTATGCGGTCATAAAATCCACTGAGGTAATGGTTGCAAAAGTTGTCTGTGAAAAAGGACAGACCAAAACTGAGTCCGTAGATTCTGAGGAATAA
- a CDS encoding COG1361 S-layer family protein — translation MIPVPKKLRQKMIKKVTTFALILLIVSVTALPALGDDETNFIVLDQGSTVDYYKSYGEPIIKASVTGDPELTRGETVDLKVKIANTGVIDGFKRLNANQRLINDSTEETVALAEMEEEEEATTAKDIEATLQSNTKYIEVESKSNPQSVEELETGHTSTLSYTIKINSYTPAGDYELLLPVTYQYQANVKTVTADAINLGVTGVEFARVYETKKETLRIPISVKSGPKFEVINVSGILVQGESKLINVTYKNTREEIAEDALARIIVMSPLSTEKSIVRLGDIGPGEEKTASFEISADKEALVKNYGINSEIKYVDEDGKTSFSENMKVNIPLEATEKKFSTTGIAIILIIVIALYQIINVHRKRNRNEENAPNDEKASGDENE, via the coding sequence ATGATACCAGTGCCCAAAAAATTAAGGCAGAAAATGATTAAGAAAGTTACTACATTTGCGTTAATTCTATTAATTGTATCAGTAACTGCACTTCCAGCCCTCGGGGACGATGAAACGAACTTCATTGTTCTGGATCAGGGCTCTACTGTAGATTACTACAAGAGCTACGGAGAGCCAATTATAAAAGCATCAGTGACAGGGGATCCCGAGTTAACAAGAGGAGAAACAGTAGACCTGAAGGTGAAAATCGCAAACACCGGAGTAATAGACGGTTTTAAGAGGCTCAATGCAAACCAGAGACTAATAAACGACTCCACTGAGGAAACAGTTGCATTGGCAGAGATGGAGGAAGAGGAAGAAGCTACAACAGCAAAAGATATCGAGGCCACCCTCCAATCGAACACAAAATACATTGAGGTCGAGTCCAAATCTAATCCTCAGAGTGTAGAAGAACTTGAAACGGGGCACACATCAACCCTCAGTTACACCATCAAAATAAACAGCTACACACCTGCCGGGGATTATGAGCTCCTCTTGCCTGTAACTTACCAGTACCAGGCAAATGTTAAAACTGTAACTGCGGATGCAATAAATCTCGGGGTTACGGGTGTAGAATTTGCAAGAGTGTATGAAACAAAGAAAGAAACTCTCAGAATACCCATTTCCGTAAAAAGCGGACCTAAATTCGAAGTAATCAATGTCTCCGGAATCCTTGTACAGGGAGAAAGCAAACTCATCAATGTCACCTATAAAAACACAAGAGAAGAAATAGCAGAAGACGCTTTAGCCCGGATAATCGTCATGAGTCCCCTGAGCACTGAGAAATCCATAGTAAGGCTTGGGGACATAGGTCCCGGTGAAGAGAAAACTGCAAGTTTTGAAATATCGGCAGACAAGGAAGCCCTTGTAAAGAACTACGGAATTAACAGTGAAATAAAATACGTTGATGAAGACGGAAAGACATCGTTTTCTGAAAACATGAAAGTGAACATACCTCTTGAAGCTACAGAGAAAAAATTCAGCACAACAGGAATAGCAATTATACTGATTATCGTTATCGCCCTTTACCAGATCATAAATGTACACCGGAAAAGAAACAGGAATGAAGAAAATGCACCAAACGATGAAAAAGCATCAGGTGATGAAAATGAATAA
- a CDS encoding type IV pilin yields the protein MKAWGSLRHKNLYFFKSSLEGLSPVVGSLLLLLIVFVLVGAVASSINLSGCRANFQQPMARITLESCEGGIYGAGSVSKWVTFKENQIVLMHEGGDSLPLNSISVRISGYGNSFQGNISNGSGKRIEGDVGVLYLDLSQKGKNPDYIIRNSAVIEDGFWDVGEKLILCGRDSAIGSIYSSVKVSVGGVEKTKDNYGFKAGSEITLMVIDSEGRNVIAERKAVVKLAD from the coding sequence ATGAAGGCGTGGGGAAGTCTCCGGCATAAAAATTTGTATTTCTTTAAATCTTCACTCGAAGGTCTCTCTCCTGTTGTCGGCTCTCTTCTCCTTTTGCTTATTGTTTTTGTGCTTGTGGGTGCGGTTGCCAGCAGCATTAATCTCTCTGGATGCAGGGCAAACTTTCAGCAACCTATGGCAAGAATTACTCTTGAATCCTGTGAAGGGGGAATTTACGGTGCTGGATCAGTAAGCAAATGGGTCACGTTTAAGGAAAATCAGATTGTCCTTATGCATGAGGGAGGAGATTCCCTTCCATTAAACTCTATCTCGGTAAGGATTTCCGGATATGGAAATTCTTTCCAGGGAAATATTTCGAATGGAAGTGGAAAAAGAATTGAAGGAGATGTAGGGGTTCTTTATCTGGATCTGAGCCAAAAAGGAAAAAATCCGGACTATATAATTCGAAATAGTGCAGTGATAGAAGACGGGTTCTGGGATGTGGGTGAAAAATTGATTCTTTGCGGAAGAGATAGTGCTATCGGGTCTATTTATTCCAGTGTTAAGGTCAGTGTAGGCGGGGTCGAGAAAACAAAGGATAATTACGGTTTCAAAGCGGGTTCTGAAATTACCCTGATGGTTATTGACAGCGAAGGCAGGAATGTCATTGCTGAAAGAAAAGCCGTTGTCAAGCT
- a CDS encoding ribonuclease P protein component 4, with amino-acid sequence MPKVARKHQKNLIRNIATQRMWRLFELAKVEFLENPERSRRYVQLIRNISMRNRMSIPREIKSRICKHCYTFLMPGHNARYRLKGGFIVVSCEHCGKEMRYPYKKLK; translated from the coding sequence ATGCCTAAAGTAGCCAGAAAACACCAGAAAAACCTTATTCGGAATATAGCAACTCAACGTATGTGGCGGCTTTTTGAGCTTGCGAAAGTTGAGTTTCTAGAAAACCCTGAGCGCAGCAGGCGTTATGTGCAGCTCATACGAAATATCTCTATGAGGAACAGGATGAGCATTCCAAGGGAAATTAAAAGCAGGATCTGTAAACACTGTTATACATTTCTTATGCCTGGACATAATGCCCGTTACAGATTGAAAGGAGGGTTTATTGTCGTATCCTGCGAACACTGCGGAAAAGAAATGAGATATCCTTATAAAAAGTTAAAGTAA